A single region of the Lotus japonicus ecotype B-129 chromosome 4, LjGifu_v1.2 genome encodes:
- the LOC130715754 gene encoding uncharacterized protein LOC130715754, producing MSKSNVRRHALEKSMTLKDTQKILNQSFFPKSLKKVYPVGLQKSTSSLSLSSLSLSLSQNSNDSSSQADSLTPLDENISLALRLISVSPRQRREPTAAKTAQQLNTEPGELKRCNWVTKNSDKAYIEFHDECWGVPAYDDNKLFELLALSGLLMDYNWTEILRRKETLREVFAEFDPYTVAKMEEKEIMEIASNKALSLAESRVMCIADNAKCIMKIIRECGSFSSYIWGFVNHKPIINRYKYPRNVPLRSPKAEALSKDMVKRGFRFVGPVIVHSFMQAAGLTIDHLVDCYRHDECVSLAERPWRHI from the exons ATGTCTAAATCAAATGTAAGAAGACATGCTCTGGAAAAGAGCATGACTTTGAAAGACACACAGAAAATATTGAATCAAAGCTTCTTCCCTAAAAGCCTTAAGAAAGTGTACCCAGTTGGACTTCAGAAAAGCACTTCATCTTTATCTTTATCTTCATTATCATTATCTTTATCACAAAACTCAAATGACTCTTCCTCCCAGGCTGATTCTTTGACTCCACTGGATGAAAATATTTCATTGGCACTGCGTTTGATTTCAGTTTCGCCGCGTCAAAGAAGAGAGCCTACAGCAGCAAAAACTGCACAGCAACTCAACACTGAGCCTGGGGAATTGAAAAGGTGCAATTGGGTCACAAAGAACAGTG aTAAGGCATACATAGAATTTCATGATGAGTGTTGGGGTGTTCCAGCTTATGATGATAA CAAATTGTTTGAGCTGCTTGCATTGTCTGGATTGCTCATGGACTACAATTGGACTGAAATCCTAAGAAGAAAGGAAACGCTTAG AGAAGTTTTTGCTGAATTTGATCCCTACACTGTTGCCAAAATGGAGGAAAAGGAAATCATGGAGATAGCATCAAACAAAGCACTTTCTTTAGCTGAGAGCAGAGTTATGTGCATAGCAGACAATGCAAAGTGCATAATGAAG ATTATTAGGGAATGTGGATCATTCAGTAGCTATATATGGGGTTTTGTAAACCACAAACCAATAATTAACAGATACAAATACCCAAGAAATGTCCCTTTGAGGAGTCCAAAAGCAGAGGCGCTTAGCAAGGACATGGTAAAGCGTGGATTTCGATTCGTGGGTCCAGTGATAGTGCACTCTTTTATGCAAGCTGCAGGGTTGACCATTGATCATCTTGTGGATTGTTATAGGCATGATGAATGTGTAAGCCTAGCAGAAAGACCTTGGAGGCACATCTAA